The Desulfatibacillum aliphaticivorans DSM 15576 sequence CAGACCACCTTGTTCAACCTGCTGGAGCCGCGCAGCTTCTGGCCCATGACCAAAATTCAGTTGATCGACGCCAGGCAGGAAGCCGAGCCCCGGCGTTTTTGGTATAGCCGGATTGACACCCGCACCTCGGTTTTGGCCTCCATATTCATGCCGCCCCAGTCCCGTTTCAAGCTCACCTTGTCGGACACGGTGCTCAAGAAAAAGCTGGTTCTGACCAACGCCACGGAAGGCGCGCCAGAAGGCGTGGGCTTTTCCGTGGACGATCAGCCGGCCATCCTGAATACCGAGCAGCAGGCGGCCAAGGACATGTGGGCGCTTTTAGGGCCGCGCATCGACAGCTTGGAAAGCCACGGCATATACAACGACAAGCTGCGGGAGCTCATGGACGACGGAACCGCAGCGCTGGATAGTTCCAAGCAGTTTCTGAAATCCAAGCAATACGCCAGGGCCTACGAATCGGCTAAAAAATCCTGGGCTCTTGCCAGCAGGGTTTACGACGACGTGGAAAAGACCCAGAAGGACGTGCTTTTCGGCGTATTGTTCTACATCGCCCTGTTTGTGCCATTCGCCTTTTGCATGGAACGGCTTTTGTTCTCGTTTGCCGGCATCCATCGCCGGATTATCGCCTTTTTGGGCATCCTGGCGGCCCTGATTTTCGTCATATACAAAGTGCATCCGGCCTTCCAGCTTGCCTACAGTCCCATGGTTGTGGTTTTGGCCTTTTTCATTATCGGCCTGTCCCTGGTGGTCAGCCTTATTATCTTCTTCCGTTTTGAAGAGGAAATGACCTTGCTGCAAAAACGGGCCAGCCACGTGCGCGCCGCTGAAATGGGGCGCTGGCAGGCTTTTTCCGCGGCTTTTTTCCTGGGAGTCAGCAACCTGAGAAGGCGCAGGTTAAGGACCACTTTCACCTGCATCACCCTGATCATCCTGACTTTCACCATCATGAGCTTCACCTCCATACAAAGCCTGCGATACAGCTTTTCGCGCTTGTTCATGGATACGGCGCCGTACAACGGGCTGCTGCTGAAAAATATCAACTGGCGGGACCTGCCGCCGGAAGCCCGGGAAACCCTTCGGGACGCTCTGGCCGGAAAGGGCGTCTCCGCCCCCCGCGTCTGGCTGGAGGTGGAGGATAAAACCCGGCCGTTGCACATTACGGTGCGGCGCGGAGAAAAGGTGTTTGATGCCGCCGGGCTGGTGGGCCTTGCAAGCACGGAGCCCGAGGTTACGGGCATTGGTAAGGAGCTTGTTGGAGGCCGTTGGCTGGATGAAAACGATTCCCATGCGGTTTTGCTGCCGGAGCGCATGGCCGAAGCCCTGGGCATTGATCCGAAAAATCCAACCGGCGTGGTGACCCTGTGGGGCGAGCCTTTTGACGTGGCCGGTGTGTTTTCAAGCAAGGTCTTGGAGGAAAGAAGAGACCTGGACGATGAAATGCTGACTCCCGTGTATTTTCCCGGGGAGATTTCCGCCCAGATGAGCGAGGTGGAAGCCGCCGCCCTGGAGTCCGGCGAGGACGTCAAAGCCTTCCAAAGCAGGTATCAGCATGTAGAGCCCAACCTGACCATCATCATGCCTCACACCACGGTCATGGCCATGGGCGGAGGACTGAAAGGCATTGCCTTCAAACCGGCCAAAGGGGTGGACGTCAAGAAAACCGCGGCCAAGCTGGTGGACCGGTTCAAGCTCTCCATCTTTCTGGGCGAGCCCAAAGGCGTGTTCGTGTATCACGCCAGCGACACATTGAGCTACAGCGGAGTGCCCAACATCGCCATTCCCATCATCATTGCGGCGCTCATCGTGCTGAACACCATGATCGGCACGGTTTACGAACGCAAGCGCGAGATCGGCATATACACCTCCGTGGGCCTGGCGCCTTCCCATGTTGCCTTTTTGTTCGTAGCGGAGTCCATGGCTTTCGCCGTCATATCGGTGGTCCTGGGCTACGTGGTGGCCCAGACCGCAGCGGCTTTGTTCTCGGGCACGTCCCTATGGGCCGGGCTGACGGTCAATTATTCGTCCCTGGCGGGCGTGGCGGCCATGATTCTGGTCTTCGCCGTGGTCCTGATTTCAGTGATCTACCCGTCCAGAGTGGCGGCGCGCATCGCCATCCCGGACGTCAATCGCTCCTGGAGTTTGCCGGACGCGGAAAAGAACGTCATCAACGTGTCCATGCCCGTGCTGATTCGGTACGATGAGGTGCGAGGCATCGGCGGGTTTATCGCCGATTATTTCGCCTCCTACCAGGACGTGTCCCATGGAATATTTTCCACCAACAAAATGGAAGTGGAGCCCCATTGCCAATTCATGGATTTTAACGCCGACGCCGTTCCTATTTTATGTACGGACAACCAGTGCGAAAAGCGCCACTGCCTGCATTTGAAAGTCAAGGCCTGGCTGGCGCCATTTGACTTCGGCATCATGCAGCGGGTGGACATTTATATAGCGCCTTCGGAGGACGATCCCTATTTCCTGGAAATACGCACCGTCCTCACCAGGGAAGCGGGTGAGACCAACGCGTGGAAGCGCATCAACAAGGTTTTTGTCAACCAGTTACGCAAACAGCTTTTGGTTTGGAGGTCCCTGACTCCGGAGGAAAAAATCCGGTATAAGGATATCCTGAATAATGCCATGAACTCTCGATCGGCGGATGAATAGTGACCTTGGAACGCAATGAAATAGAACCCCGGTCGCAAAGCCGGAGCGTAAGAAAAAGAGCGGTGATCCTGGGCTCCGTACTGGCTCTGGTCATCTGCGCGGTAACGCCTTACAACAACGTCTACCTGCAGGGCACGCCCCTGGGCGGGGGGCATTTTCCCCTGGCGCCCTTTTGCGCCTTTTTGATTCTGACTCTCGTCGCGTACGCCCTGGCCAAACTGATCGGCCGGGAAATCCTCACCGGCATGGAATTGCTGGTCTCCTGGATTTTAATGGCCCTGGTTTCGGGCATCGCCTACACCGGGTTGGTGCGCACCTTCTTCATCAACATGACCGCGCCGTACCACTTCGCCACGGCCGGTAACAGATGGGCCGAAACACTTCACCCCTTGCTGCCCAAGTCGTGGTATCCCCAAAACCCGGACGCCGTCCAATTATTGTACAACGGCCTGGACGGCGGCAGGGACATGGGGTGGATGGAGTTGATCAAAAACATCCCCTGGTCCGCCTGGACCACGCCCCTCATAACCTGGAGCGTTTTCATCCTGCTCAGCTATTTTGTCATGCTTTGCATGGTGAACATTTTCGCCAGGCAATGGGTGGACAACGAACGCATGAACTTGCCCCTGCTTCAGGTTCCCCTGGCCATGGAAGAGGCCGTGCAAAACAAGAACCTGGGCGGTTTTTTCGGCAATCCGTATTTGCTGGCGGGATTGTGCATTCCGGTTTTTCTGCATATTTTGAACGGACTGCACTTTTATTATCCATCGGTGCCCGATATTCCCACGCTGATTCTGGCCGGGCCGTACTTTCCCAAATACGGGCTGTTTTCCGCGTTTCATAAGCTGAAGATTCATTTGTTTCCCGCCTATATCGGATTCGCCTTTTTGGCTTCCAGGCAGATATCATTCTCCTTCTGGTTCTTCTTCATCCTGGGCGGATTGTTCATCGGGGCCTTGAGCCTGTTCGGCCTGAACATCCCGGCCGCCGCCCTGGGCGTGACCTTCGGCCCCAACATCACCAGGCCGGAAGAAACCCAGATGCTGGGAGCATACGGCATCTTTTTCTTGTTTATTCTGTGGCTGGCGCGCAGGCATTTGGCCGACGTAGTCCGGGAGGCATTCGGGCGCAAGCCCGTGGAATGGTCCGGGGCGCAGTGGTTTTCCACCCGCCATGCCTTTTGGGGCTTTGTAATCGGATACGCGGCTCTCATCTTGTGGAACTGGTATTTCGGCATGCCTCTGATTGTGAGCTTTTTGGTCATAGGCGCGTTTTTTATGATCATGCTGGTGGCCAGCCGGATTATCTGCCAGGGCGGCGTGGCGTATTTTTCCCTGACCATGGCGCCGCTGGACGGCATGATGTCCTTTTTCGGGCCTCAGTTTTTCAGCAAGATGGGCGTGTTAATCGCCGGAGTCAGCCAAAAGGTCCTGTTTTTGGATCTCAGGGAATCGCTCATGCCTTCCCTGTTTCATGCAAGCAAAATCAGCAAGAGGGCGGGCAGGCCTAACATGTTCCTACTGGGCATGACCGTGACCATCATCCTGGCCGTGGCGGTGTCCTTTATCTCCATGCTGGCCCTGTGCTATAAATTCGGCATTCGCGAATTACAACTGGACTGGGCCACCCGGACCACTTTAGCCGCTCTGCAGAATGTGCAGACTCTGGTGGAGTCGCCCCCGGACCCGGGCCATTGGGTGCATTTCTTTTCCATCCTGGGCGCTGTGGTCATGCTGATTCTGGTGGTCTGCTACCATCGCTTTTATTGGTGGCCCATCCACCCCATCGGATATTTGACCGCCTACAGCTCGGCCATGAAAGTCCTGTGGTTCAGCTTTTTCGTGGGCTGGCTGGCCAATTCCCTGTGCATGCGGTACGGCGGGGTCAAGTTGTTCAACAGGTTGCGTTTGTTCTTTATGGGATTGATCATCGGGGATTTTGTCATGGGCGGGATCTGGGCGATTGTCGGGCTGTTCGGAGATTCCAGCTACATGGTCCTATACAACTAAAGGCTGCGGGTAATGTACGAGGACAAAGAACTACAAGAATATCGGGATTTGTTAAAGCCTCCCTCCCACTTTGAAGAGGGCTTTGACTGGAAAACCATTGTGGGCGCCATCTTCATTGGCTTCCTCATGATGCCCGGAAGCATGTACCTGCAACTGGTCATTGGCACGGGCATAGGACCGGCGGCCCGGTGGGTGACCATCATCCTGTTTGCGGAAATCGCCAAGCGCTCCTATACAGAGCTGAAGCAGCAGGAGGTTTTTCTCTTATATTATATGGCCGGAGCAGCCCTGGCCTCGCCCTTTCAGGGGCTTTTGTGGAGCCAATATCTGGTGCAGTCCGACGCGGCCCGCATGCTCGGGCTGGTGGAATACATTCCAAGCTGGGTGGCGCCCGGACCCGATTCCACCTCCCTGGTGGAGCGCACCTTTTTCCATAGGGACTGGCTGACGCCCATTCTGCTGCTGGCAGGCGCGCAATTGATCCAGCGCATCGACCATTTCGGCCTGGGTTACACCCTGTACCGCATTACCTCCGACGTGGAAAAGCTGCCTTTCCCCATGGCGCCCGTCGGGGCTTTGGGAACCATGGCCCTGGCCGAATCCACCGAAGACCGCAAGAGAAGCTGGAAATGGCGGGTTTTCTCCATAGGCGGCATGATCGGCCTGGGCTTCGGCGCCATCTACGTGCTTTTGCCCATAGTCTCGGGCCTGCTATTCGCCAAGCCAATCCGGTTGATTCCCATACCCTGGGTGGAGCTGACAGGCTACACCGAGCAAGTCCTGCCCGCCGTGGCAACCGGCATCCAGTTGGATATCGGGCTCATTTTCATCGGCATGGTGCTGCCGTTCTGGGCGGTGATCGGCGGGCTTGTGGGCCTGATCATCACCATTATCCTGAATCCCATTTTGCATTCCGTGGGCATCCTGCACCGGTGGCATCCGGGCATGGGCACGGTGGACACGGTGTTCGCCAATAACTTCGACTTTTACATGAGCTTCGGCATCGGCCTGGGGCTGGCCATCGCCGCCGTGGGCGTCTGGCATGTGGTGCGCTCCTTCGGCAAAAGCGCGCCGGGCGAGCGGGGCTCGTGGAAAAACCTCTTCAACCCGCCCGAGGGCAGGGGGGATTTCAGCATTTATATATCCCTGGGGATCTATGTATTCTCCACCCTGGCCTACGTGCTTTTGTGCGTGTGGCTGGTGCCGACCTTTCCGTGGATCTTCTTCCTGGCCTACGGGTTTATATACACCCCCGTGGTGTCGTACGTCTCAGCCCGGATGGAGGGCATTGCCGGCCAGTTCGTCAGCCTGCCCCTGGTGCGGGAGGCCAGCTTTATCGCGGGCGCCCGGTTCTTCGGATATTCGGGTATTGAAATCTGGTACGCGCCCATCCCCATCCACAACTACGGCGAGGCCACCGTGCACTTCCGCCAGATTGAGTTGACAGGAACCAGCCTGCGGGGCATCATCAAGGCGGAAATCGTGGTCTTCCCCGTGGTGATCATCGCCAGCCTGTTGTTTTCCCAGTTTATCTGGAGACTGGCGCCCATTCCGTCCTCCAGCTATCCCTACGCCCAGGAGTTATGGCACTTGCAGGCCCTGAACTCCTTGCTGATGCAGACCTCCACTTTGGAAGGCAATTCCCTGTTTTTCCAGGCCTTGCGAGGAGAATACGTGGCGGCCGGCATGGGATTCGGCGTGCTGACCTACTTTTTGCTCATGCTGTTCGGATTGCCCATCATGCTGATTTACGGCGTGGTCCGCGGCCTGGGCCAGAGCACGCCCCACGGCATGCTGTTGGAAGTGGCCGGCGCCTTGCTGGGACGATTTTTCTTCCTCAAGAAATACGGAAAATCCTGGAGGCAATACGCGCCGGTCCTATTGGCCGGATTCTCCTGCGGCATGGGCCTCACCGGCATGTTCGCCATGGGCTTCGCCTTGATCCTCAAGTCGTTGGGTAGGCTGGCGTATTAACGATATGCAAAAGAAAACCTGGATCGACAAAACAAATCAAACCTGGAAGCTAAATGCCGCCATGGCCTTCATGATAGTAGCATTTGCTTTATTGGCGATGGCTTATGTTGCTCATAGCTACCCCGGCAATCCATGGGTTGCGCCTCTATCTTCTTTTATAGAGCTTTTTATTGTCATTGCCGTGCTGACCGCCGCCGTTGGAATGGGAATAATTTTTTACGCCATCCAGTGCCCGAAATGCGGAAAGAAGCCTTTTCGCCCTTTGGCGGAGATCGTTCCGTATCAGGAGGTCTTCACAAAATTTTTCTATTCGGAAAAATGCCCCCTATGCAATGACACCGGCGAGCCCATGCAAAAAGACAAGAGTAAACGCATTTTCGGTAGGTTTTAATTCCTTTGAGAACAAGGGTTTTAATCAACTCTTTACGCCCGCCGGCCTCCCCAAATTTCAACATACTTTCCAGGCTGCACCTCGTGTTGCTGCGCAACCCAGGCAATACACTACATTGCCTGGGCTACCCAAAAGGTAAGCGCGGCGAGCCGCGCGGCTTTGCTTTTGATTGCCTCAGGCGTTAAACTCACTATGTGGTTTCAGGGCTTGCCCTGCTCAAAATGCGCTTTGCGCGTTTTGAAAGGTTGGCAAATTACGCCGCTGCATGGCGTCAATTATCCACAATGAATAAATCCGGCGGCATGTCTGTGGGTAGCCCTGGCAGAGCAGTATCCTGCCAGGGTGCGCGAGCACATGAAGTTTGACTCTTGCCTAGTTTGAAACCAGTGGCGACAAACAAACGGCGGCACTCCCAAAAACAGGCCTCGTTCCCATGCTTTGCGTGGGAATGCATATAGAACTATTTGAAATTACAGATATTAAAAGCAATGACGCCGCTATTCAAAATCGATTAAAAGCAGGGTTTCAACCAACTCTTTACGCCCGCCGAACGCCCCCAATTTCAGCACACGTTCTCGGTCGCACCTTTTGTTGCTGCGCAACCCAGGCAACAAACTGCATTGCCTGGGCCACCCAAATGATGAGAGCGGCAAGCCGCGCTGCTCTTTTATAAATGGCCTCTAATGATGAATACGCTGTGTAGCTGCAGGGCTTGCCCTGCTAGGACGCGGTCGGCGCGTCCTGAATAGCACAGCAAGCTGTGCGCCTGCATTGCGTCATTAGTCCACGCAGACGGAATCCGGCGGCATGTCTGTGGGTAGCCCTGGCAGAGCAGTATCCTGCCAGGGTGCGCGAGCACATGAAGTTTGACCCTTGCCTAGTTTGAAACCAGTGGCGACAAACAAACGGCGGCACTCCCAAAAACAGGCCTCGTTCCCATGCTTTGCGTGGGAATGCATATAGAACTATTTGAAATTACAGATATTAAAAGCAATGACGCCGCTATTCAAAATCGATTAAAAGCAGGGTTTCAATCCACTCTTTACGCCCGCCGAACGCCCCTAATTTCAGCACACGTTCTCGGTCGCACCTTTTGTTGCTGCGCAACCCAGGCAATACACTGCATTGCCTGGGCCACCCAAAAAAGGAGCCCACCGAAGGACGTCTACAGGGTAAAATTGCTTTTGCCTTTCAGGCTCAGGCAAAATTTCATGAACACGGTTTTGTCGTGCCGGCCGAATTTCAGGATTTCGTCCTGGACGATTTTAAGGGCGTTGAAAGGCTTTTTTCTTTTTCGGTGTTGCTTTTCCGTGTTGGTCAGGCTTTCATAACTATCCAGCATGCCTATTAACGAGCCGGCAAATGAAATTTTGGTCGCGCCTTTGGGGTAGCCCGACCCGTCAAAACGCTTATGGTGCTCAAGGATTCCCGTGGCCATGGCGTCCGGCATTTCCACCTTTTCCCGCACCATGTCATATCCGATTTTCGGGTGCTTTTGATACTCTAAAAACTCCTTATCAGACAGTTTTGTGTTTGTTTCAATCAGGCTTTTGGGAAGTTTCGTTAGACCCACATCATGGAGCAGGGCGGCCAGGCTCATATCCTTGGCGTCCTTGACGGAAAAAGAATCGTAGACGCAGTAGTTGATCACCAACACCATGGTATTGACCGAGTGCTCCACCAAACTGGACCCGCCCACGCGAATTTCGTTAATTTCCCTGATCCATTGTATGATGTTGAGGTAGCCTTCAAACATGATGTCCAGGGAATCCGGGAGGATTTGCAGGTTGTCGTCCAAAGGATCCTGGAACGCCTCGTCCACAATATTGCACATGCCGGACTTGACAGCCTTTAAATCGCCGCCCCTCACATTTTTTAACAGCGCATTCGTCAACTGAGCGCGCAACTCCTTGGAGGCCAGTTCCTGGGCTTCAATGGGGGTGAACAGCAAAGGGGAGCCATCCGCCGCAAAACGTTTCGGGTCGACTTTCAGATGCGAGGCTTTATATAACACAAAATCGCCCTTGTCCGTCTTCGTATACAACGGCGTTTTTTCGTAATAATATATTTGGGATTTTCGAATTTGGATGAAGTCGCTCAATGAAATTATTCTCTCATCAAAAATTAAGCCCCCAAATTTTATAACAAAGAGGGGGTGTTGATGGCAATTTAATTGCGCCGCCGAATGCACCAGGATGCATTTTGGAAGAATGCGTTTTATCTGCCCTTGCGCCGGCCTTTTGTAAAGCGCCTGTTAGTCGAACCGGACTTTGGTTTTGGCGCCGGCCCGGTCAGGGCGTCCTTTTGATCTTGTTTGGCGGGCGGATTTTTTTCCACGAACACAGGCTTGCCGTCAAAGGGATTTTTGCCGGTGTAATACATAAGGGTGGAGTAGGTGGACGGAGTGGGGGTGAAAATCTGCACCTGCTGCGGGCGGGTTTTTAGCTTCTCCTGTACGAATTTGGACAGGGACCGCATGTGGTTCAACGTGCAGCCTGGATGGGCGGCCATGAAGTAATAGGTCAGGAATTGTTTCTTGCCCAGCTTGGATTCCAGGGCGTCGAACATCTCCTTAAACCGCTCCAAGCCTTCGCCGCCGGGCTTGCCCATGAGGTGCAGGACCGGGTCAACGGCGTGTTCTGGCGCTATTTTCATTTGGCCTGAAGTGTGATCCTTCAATATTTGACGCAGATAGGCGGCGCCTTGCTTCCCGTCAGCCTGGATCAGGTCGTACCGGATTCCCGAGGCCACAAAGGCTTTTTTCACGCCGGGCAGGGCGCCCAGTTTTTTCAAAAGCGCCATTTGCTTGTCATGGCCGAAAACCAGGTTGGGGCAGGGTTTGGGCCACAAGCATCTTTTGTGGGCGCATGCGCCCGGGCCTCCCTGCTTCTTGCACGCGGCGCCGAACATATTGGCCGTGGGGCCGCCCACGTCGGCGATGTAGCCTTTAAAGCCGGGGAGGGCGGTTATGCGTTCGGCTTCCCGCAAGATGGACGCTTCGGTCCGGCAATGAACCCGGGCGCCCTGGTGGGCGGTGATTGCGCAAAAATTGCATTGCCCAAAGCATCCCCGATGGGTGGTCAGGGAAAACCGGATGGTGTCCAAGGCCCGGATAGGCCCTTGCTCCGCGTAATAAGGATGGGCGTCCCGCTGGTAGTCCAGTTCGTAAAACCCGTCCAGTTCTTCGGCGCCGGGAAGGGGCTGGGGCGGATTGTGGATCAGATACCGCGTGTCCTGCAACTGGCAAAATCCCCGGGCGGTCTCCGGGTCCTGGTTTTCCTGAAACGCCCAGAACATTTCCGTAAATCGCGCTTTATCCCTGCTTACCTCTTCGTGGGAGGGCGGTTCCAAAAATCCCTCGGGCTTCTCCTTGTCCGCAAAGCAGATCCCCCGGATATTGCGCCAATCCTCGCCCTTATCCAGGGCGGAGGCAAGCTCCAGCACTGCTTTTTCGCCCATGCCGTAGACCAGAACGTCCGCCTTGGCGTCGAA is a genomic window containing:
- a CDS encoding HD-GYP domain-containing protein, which produces MSDFIQIRKSQIYYYEKTPLYTKTDKGDFVLYKASHLKVDPKRFAADGSPLLFTPIEAQELASKELRAQLTNALLKNVRGGDLKAVKSGMCNIVDEAFQDPLDDNLQILPDSLDIMFEGYLNIIQWIREINEIRVGGSSLVEHSVNTMVLVINYCVYDSFSVKDAKDMSLAALLHDVGLTKLPKSLIETNTKLSDKEFLEYQKHPKIGYDMVREKVEMPDAMATGILEHHKRFDGSGYPKGATKISFAGSLIGMLDSYESLTNTEKQHRKRKKPFNALKIVQDEILKFGRHDKTVFMKFCLSLKGKSNFTL
- a CDS encoding DUF6785 family protein, with the translated sequence MTLERNEIEPRSQSRSVRKRAVILGSVLALVICAVTPYNNVYLQGTPLGGGHFPLAPFCAFLILTLVAYALAKLIGREILTGMELLVSWILMALVSGIAYTGLVRTFFINMTAPYHFATAGNRWAETLHPLLPKSWYPQNPDAVQLLYNGLDGGRDMGWMELIKNIPWSAWTTPLITWSVFILLSYFVMLCMVNIFARQWVDNERMNLPLLQVPLAMEEAVQNKNLGGFFGNPYLLAGLCIPVFLHILNGLHFYYPSVPDIPTLILAGPYFPKYGLFSAFHKLKIHLFPAYIGFAFLASRQISFSFWFFFILGGLFIGALSLFGLNIPAAALGVTFGPNITRPEETQMLGAYGIFFLFILWLARRHLADVVREAFGRKPVEWSGAQWFSTRHAFWGFVIGYAALILWNWYFGMPLIVSFLVIGAFFMIMLVASRIICQGGVAYFSLTMAPLDGMMSFFGPQFFSKMGVLIAGVSQKVLFLDLRESLMPSLFHASKISKRAGRPNMFLLGMTVTIILAVAVSFISMLALCYKFGIRELQLDWATRTTLAALQNVQTLVESPPDPGHWVHFFSILGAVVMLILVVCYHRFYWWPIHPIGYLTAYSSAMKVLWFSFFVGWLANSLCMRYGGVKLFNRLRLFFMGLIIGDFVMGGIWAIVGLFGDSSYMVLYN
- a CDS encoding M28 family peptidase, producing the protein MASLDYDGMRKDTAYLSSLGDRSTGSEGCVQASAYIAERFKALGLEDMESLDFRVPILEHKGSALSLGADSQPVALNPIYSNAIAPQSFENGVSGPVVYAGKGGLQDLQGKKVAGCIMLMDMESGKNWQNAASLGAKALIYVGDPNTSKIFFQEKFELTPYHFPRFWMTRAEAREVFGDYESAPKGLAAENAELKTSMAWEQVKAQNIYGFIKGTDENLKQELLVVEAFYDSTALVFGKSPGADEAGGIVALLELVRILKENPPPRSVLFVATAGHAQGLAGARELWWSLCTKNKIIKGEKARLEKVIEDGENALESLNAFSDKFPSNREDFMALRDAASEELKTQVDAISNKLMRLRLADNKDEKKKEINKLAEKRMALRSLLWVPYKDLTDQDRELMHSLIAPAKKNLKYVVKDANKQRKIIKTARAFRKQVGEYKVVSALSLHLSSHGDGAGGFSLGWHYSLRDRVNRTSAYKGLDKAMQKAAAKLEKIGVEYPLADTLRPSGLRTWQSWFGDKPALGGEVGALAGYPSASFVTINDSRPMWGTPFDTIDNMDWNTVSKQAEMVLGVLEKLAFADELHSGKDPKLGFSTVTGHAKFMRHGELFADQAAPKTIILCFQGPSIIHVMTDAQGDFQLKGMADKKHSTDKAILEGYRFDENGQAYWAIDKETTGKNAYRVKVLRKSAETDLIMFSCRQTTLFNLLEPRSFWPMTKIQLIDARQEAEPRRFWYSRIDTRTSVLASIFMPPQSRFKLTLSDTVLKKKLVLTNATEGAPEGVGFSVDDQPAILNTEQQAAKDMWALLGPRIDSLESHGIYNDKLRELMDDGTAALDSSKQFLKSKQYARAYESAKKSWALASRVYDDVEKTQKDVLFGVLFYIALFVPFAFCMERLLFSFAGIHRRIIAFLGILAALIFVIYKVHPAFQLAYSPMVVVLAFFIIGLSLVVSLIIFFRFEEEMTLLQKRASHVRAAEMGRWQAFSAAFFLGVSNLRRRRLRTTFTCITLIILTFTIMSFTSIQSLRYSFSRLFMDTAPYNGLLLKNINWRDLPPEARETLRDALAGKGVSAPRVWLEVEDKTRPLHITVRRGEKVFDAAGLVGLASTEPEVTGIGKELVGGRWLDENDSHAVLLPERMAEALGIDPKNPTGVVTLWGEPFDVAGVFSSKVLEERRDLDDEMLTPVYFPGEISAQMSEVEAAALESGEDVKAFQSRYQHVEPNLTIIMPHTTVMAMGGGLKGIAFKPAKGVDVKKTAAKLVDRFKLSIFLGEPKGVFVYHASDTLSYSGVPNIAIPIIIAALIVLNTMIGTVYERKREIGIYTSVGLAPSHVAFLFVAESMAFAVISVVLGYVVAQTAAALFSGTSLWAGLTVNYSSLAGVAAMILVFAVVLISVIYPSRVAARIAIPDVNRSWSLPDAEKNVINVSMPVLIRYDEVRGIGGFIADYFASYQDVSHGIFSTNKMEVEPHCQFMDFNADAVPILCTDNQCEKRHCLHLKVKAWLAPFDFGIMQRVDIYIAPSEDDPYFLEIRTVLTREAGETNAWKRINKVFVNQLRKQLLVWRSLTPEEKIRYKDILNNAMNSRSADE
- a CDS encoding peptide transporter is translated as MYEDKELQEYRDLLKPPSHFEEGFDWKTIVGAIFIGFLMMPGSMYLQLVIGTGIGPAARWVTIILFAEIAKRSYTELKQQEVFLLYYMAGAALASPFQGLLWSQYLVQSDAARMLGLVEYIPSWVAPGPDSTSLVERTFFHRDWLTPILLLAGAQLIQRIDHFGLGYTLYRITSDVEKLPFPMAPVGALGTMALAESTEDRKRSWKWRVFSIGGMIGLGFGAIYVLLPIVSGLLFAKPIRLIPIPWVELTGYTEQVLPAVATGIQLDIGLIFIGMVLPFWAVIGGLVGLIITIILNPILHSVGILHRWHPGMGTVDTVFANNFDFYMSFGIGLGLAIAAVGVWHVVRSFGKSAPGERGSWKNLFNPPEGRGDFSIYISLGIYVFSTLAYVLLCVWLVPTFPWIFFLAYGFIYTPVVSYVSARMEGIAGQFVSLPLVREASFIAGARFFGYSGIEIWYAPIPIHNYGEATVHFRQIELTGTSLRGIIKAEIVVFPVVIIASLLFSQFIWRLAPIPSSSYPYAQELWHLQALNSLLMQTSTLEGNSLFFQALRGEYVAAGMGFGVLTYFLLMLFGLPIMLIYGVVRGLGQSTPHGMLLEVAGALLGRFFFLKKYGKSWRQYAPVLLAGFSCGMGLTGMFAMGFALILKSLGRLAY
- a CDS encoding YgiQ family radical SAM protein, which encodes MFLPTTKQELKSWGWDRLDVILVSGDAYIDSSYSGAAVIGRVLQNAGYRVGIIAQPDMDSGEDISRLGAPRLFWGITSGCVDSMVANYTALGKKIKQDDFTPGGVNDRRPDRAVIAYTNLVRRYFKDTAPIVLGGVEASLRRVSHYDFKSKSIRRSILFDAKADVLVYGMGEKAVLELASALDKGEDWRNIRGICFADKEKPEGFLEPPSHEEVSRDKARFTEMFWAFQENQDPETARGFCQLQDTRYLIHNPPQPLPGAEELDGFYELDYQRDAHPYYAEQGPIRALDTIRFSLTTHRGCFGQCNFCAITAHQGARVHCRTEASILREAERITALPGFKGYIADVGGPTANMFGAACKKQGGPGACAHKRCLWPKPCPNLVFGHDKQMALLKKLGALPGVKKAFVASGIRYDLIQADGKQGAAYLRQILKDHTSGQMKIAPEHAVDPVLHLMGKPGGEGLERFKEMFDALESKLGKKQFLTYYFMAAHPGCTLNHMRSLSKFVQEKLKTRPQQVQIFTPTPSTYSTLMYYTGKNPFDGKPVFVEKNPPAKQDQKDALTGPAPKPKSGSTNRRFTKGRRKGR